In Aedes aegypti strain LVP_AGWG unplaced genomic scaffold, AaegL5.0 Primary Assembly AGWG_AaegL5_hic_scaff_760_PBJ_arrow, whole genome shotgun sequence, the following proteins share a genomic window:
- the LOC110681372 gene encoding uncharacterized protein C7orf50 homolog, with the protein MRSQNQNRKKKKRKTPSDPTSDEVLNDGSAPKQSKLDEASNITAGTTIDKALLVNPALKLNKKTKRAKKREKHAKNVDEQKQKAKNREKEECRQYLQTWNDSREKWKFQKIKQVYIQKHVFDEDHLDGDIWPVVLEYLSGTKGPGRENLTKRAEEVIRELDRQAKDSGDDSLLEGSKYQRARELLQHLG; encoded by the exons ATGAGAAGCCAAAACCAAAATCGAAAAAAG AAAAAACGGAAAACTCCCTCGGACCCTACTAGCGATGAAGTTCTAAACGATGGATCAGCTCCAAAACAATCTAAACTCGACGAAGCTTCCAATATCACAGCCGGAACGACCATCGATAAAGCCCTGCTGGTAAATCCGGCCCTTAAGCTGAACAAAAAGACCAAACGGGCCAAAAAGCGCGAAAAACACGCCAAAAATGTGGACGAGCAGAAGCAAAAGGCGAAGAACCGCGAGAAAGAGGAATGCCGCCAGTATTTGCAGACCTGGAACGACAGTCGGGAAAAGTGGAAGTTCCAGAAGATCAAACAGGTCTACATCCAGAAGCACGTGTTCGACGAGGACCACCTGGACGGGGACATTTGGCCGGTGGTGCTGGAGTATCTTTCGGGTACGAAGGGACCTGGACGGGAAAATTTGACCAAACGGGCCGAGGAAGTTATCCGAGAGCTGGACCGACAGGCTAAGGATAGTGGGGATGATTCGCTGCTGGAGGGAAGTAAATATCAGCGGGCTCGAGAGTTGCTCCAGCATTTGGGTTGA